A window of the Macrobrachium rosenbergii isolate ZJJX-2024 chromosome 13, ASM4041242v1, whole genome shotgun sequence genome harbors these coding sequences:
- the LOC136845097 gene encoding UDP-glycosyltransferase UGT5-like, giving the protein MACWSLLIALTCSVTVIRESNAYDVLFIAAIGSKSHQNFYKPIAEELAKSGHQVTLVTPFPSKVVKDNIREVVVPEGNAGLVDVNHFEGSFFPSIGGVFQYLDACGKTLAYKEVQELSKEKYDIVLLSNFLCDCYLSIVHKLKVPFIYVSALRFLSPNAEDIGNPTYPAFLSVPILDYQHPFTFLQRTANVIVETLIVKLFRYIVSNLEGRCRSSGLCPEDMPSFEEFQKNVSMIFLNSVRELEFPTRPYVPGVVHAGGIHCRPAKPLPQDLQEWIEGSGEHGFIFFSLGSVVKSTYLPEKNRQMLIKVFSSLKQRVLWKWDDDFMPDLPPNVKIMKWLPQQDILGHSKLRLFITHGGLFSTFESIYHGTPIIGLPVFADQQSNMRTVERQGWGKTILWKDLTEDILFEEIIAIMDNEQMQQHVQLQSRIMRDQPISPQETVVFWTEYAIRYNGAKHLRCPIADMPWYKIYNMDVWSMMLLLALLMLWIGVQLLRTIIKCFRRTPKNKTD; this is encoded by the exons ATGGCCTGCTGGTCCTTGCTGATAGCACTGACGTGCAGTGTGACAGTCATCCGGGAAAGTAATGCTTATGATGTTCTCTTCATTGCGGCCATTGGGAGTAAAAGTCATCAGAACTTTTACAAGCCCATTGCAGAGGAACTCGCCAAGAGTGGACATCAG GTAACGTTGGTGACACCATTTCCATCCAAAGTAGTCAAAGACAACATCCGTGAGGTTGTTGTCCCAGAAGGAAATGCCGGCTTAGTAGATGTAAACCACTTTGAGGGGTCATTCTTCCCTAGCATAGGAGGTGTTTTCCAGTATCTCGATGCCTGTGGCAAAACTTTGGCTTATAAAGAAGTGCAAGAGTTGTCAAAAGAGAAATATGACATCGTTCTCCTGTCCAACTTCCTTTGCGATTGCTATCTTTCGATAGTCCATAAGTTAAAG GTTCCCTTCATCTATGTGTCAGCTCTAAGGTTCTTAAGTCCTAATGCTGAGGACATAGGTAATCCAACATACCCAGCTTTCCTGAGTGTTCCCATCCTTGATTATCAGCACCCATTCACCTTCCTTCAACGAACAGCGAACGTGATTGTCGAAACACTTATAGTAAAGCTTTTTCGTTACATAGTTAGCAA TTTGGAAGGAAGGTGTCGAAGCTCTGGACTATGCCCAGAGGATATGCCGTCATTTGAAGAATTTCAGAAAAATGTCTCAATGATATTTTTGAACAG TGTACGTGAACTCGAATTTCCAACACGTCCATACGTCCCAGGTGTTGTTCATGCAGGAGGGATTCATTGCCGGCCAGCCAAGCCACTTCCGCAG GATCTTCAGGAGTGGATCGAGGGTTCTGGTGAGCATGGTTTCATCTTCTTCAGCCTGGGAAGTGTTGTTAAATCTACCTATCTACCAGAAAA AAACAGACAGATGCTTATCAAGGTATTCAGCTCACTGAAGCAACGAGTGTTGTGGAAATGGGACGATGACTTCATGCCTGATTTGCCTCCAAatgtaaaaatcatgaaatggCTGCCTCAGCAAGATATCCTAG GTCACTCGAAGCTGCGCCTCTTCATAACGCATGGTGGTCTGTTCAGTACCTTCGAGTCTATCTACCATGGAACACCCATTATCGGTCTGCCAGTTTTTGCTGACCAGCAATCAAACATGAGGACAGTTGAACGCCAAGGCTGGGGAAAGACAATCCTTTGGAAGGACCTGACAGAAGACATTCTCTTTGAGGAGATAATTGCAATCATGGATAATGAACA GATGCAGCAGCACGTACAACTGCAATCTAGAATAATGAGAGATCAGCCCATTTCTCctcaagaaactgttgttttctGGACCGAATATGCTATCCGGTATAATGGAGCTAAGCATCTCCGTTGCCCCATAGCTGATATGCCCTG GTACAAAATCTACAATATGGATGTTTGGTCGATGATGTTATTGTTGGCGCTTCTGATGTTATGGATTGGTGTTCAGCTGCTTCGCACCATCATAAAATGCTTTCGAAggacaccaaaaaataaaacagactaa
- the LOC136845098 gene encoding UDP-glycosyltransferase UGT5-like, which yields MARWSLLIALTCSLTAIRESNAYDVLFIAAIGSKSHHNFYKTIAEELAKSGHQVTLVTPFPSKVVKDNIHEVVVPEGNAGLIDVNHFEESFFPSTGGVLQILDACEKTLAHKEVQELSREKYDIVLLSNFFCDCYLSIVHKLKVPFIYVSALRFLSNNAEDIGNPTYPAFLSVPVLDYQHPLTFLQRTANVMLETLLVKFFRFIISNLEGRCRSSGLCPEDMPSFEEFQKNVSMIFLNSVRELEFPTRPYVPGVVHAGGIHCRPAKPLPQDLQEWIEGSGEHGFIFFSLGSVVKSTYLPEKNRQMLIKVFSSLKQRVLWKWDNDFMPDLPPNVKIMKWLPQQDILGHSKLRLFITHGGLFSTFESIYHGTPIIGLPVFADQQSNMRTVERQGWGKTILWKDLTEDILLKEIIAIMDNEQMQQHVQLQSRIMRDQPISPQETVVFWTEYVIRYNGAKHLRCPIADMPWYKIYNMDVWSMMFLLVLLMLWIGVRLLRAIVKCFRRTPKNKTD from the exons ATGGCCCGCTGGTCCTTGCTGATAGCACTGACGTGCAGTTTGACAGCCATCCGGGAAAGTAATGCTTATGATGTTCTCTTCATTGCGGCCATTGGGAGTAAAAGTCATCATAACTTTTACAAGACCATTGCAGAGGAACTCGCCAAGAGTGGACATCAG GTAACGTTGGTGACACCATTTCCATCCAAAGTAGTCAAAGACAACATCCATGAGGTTGTTGTCCCAGAAGGAAATGCCGGCTTAATAGATGTAAACCACTTTGAGGAGTCATTCTTCCCTAGCACGGGAGGTGTTTTGCAGATTCTCGATGCCTGTGAGAAAACTTTGGCTCATAAAGAAGTGCAAGAGTTGTCAAGAGAGAAGTATGACATCGTTCTCCTGTCCAACTTCTTTTGCGATTGCTATCTCTCAATAGTCCATAAGTTAAAG GTTCCCTTCATCTATGTGTCAGCTCTAAGGTTCTTAAGTAATAATGCTGAGGACATAGGTAATCCAACATACCCAGCTTTCCTGAGTGTTCCCGTCCTTGATTATCAGCACCCGCTCACCTTCCTTCAACGAACAGCTAACGTGATGCTGGAAACACTTTTAGTAAAGTTTTTTCGTTTCATAATTAGCAA TTTGGAAGGAAGGTGTCGAAGCTCTGGACTATGCCCAGAGGATATGCCGTCATTTGAAGAATTTCAGAAAAATGTCTCAATGATATTTTTGAACAG CGTACGTGAACTCGAATTTCCAACTCGTCCGTACGTCCCAGGTGTTGTTCATGCAGGAGGGATTCATTGCCGTCCAGCCAAGCCACTTCCACAG GATCTTCAGGAGTGGATCGAGGGTTCTGGTGAGCATGGTTTCATCTTCTTCAGCCTGGGAAGTGTTGTTAAATCTACCTATCTACCAGAAAA AAACAGACAGATGCTTATCAAGGTATTCAGCTCACTGAAGCAACGAGTGTTGTGGAAATGGGACAATGACTTCATGCCTGATTTGCCTCCAAatgtaaaaatcatgaaatggCTACCTCAGCAAGATATCCTAG GTCACTCGAAACTGCGCCTCTTCATAACGCATGGTGGTCTGTTCAGTACCTTCGAGTCTATCTACCATGGAACACCCATTATAGGTCTGCCAGTTTTTGCTGACCAGCAATCAAACATGAGGACAGTTGAACGCCAAGGCTGGGGAAAGACAATCCTTTGGAAGGACCTGACAGAAGACATTCTTCTTAAGGAGATAATTGCAATCATGGATAATGAACA GATGCAGCAGCACGTACAACTGCAATCTAGAATAATGAGAGATCAGCCCATCTCTCCTCAAGAAACTGTAGTTTTCTGGACTGAATATGTTATCCGGTATAATGGAGCTAAGCATCTCCGTTGCCCCATAGCTGATATGCCCTG GTACAAAATCTACAATATGGATGTTTGGTCGATGATGTTTTTATTGGTGCTTCTGATGCTATGGATTGGTGTTCGGCTGCTTCGTGCCATCGTAAAGTGCTTTCGAAggacaccaaaaaataaaacagactaa